CGGTTGCAGACCACCGCTGAAATGGCTGCTCAGCGCCGCCAGTAACGGGCCGCTGAGCTGGCCGACGGCGAAGCATGCGGTCAGCAGTCCGGCGTTGCGCTGAGTTGTGTGCGGCGCCAGTTCTCGCGAACGTTGCATCACCAGTTGCATGCAGGCCAGGAACGGCATGCCGCACAACACCACCCCCAGCGCCAAGCCATAACCACTGCCCAACAGACAGGCGAAGACCCCGAGCGCCTGCAACCACAGGGTGGCGGTCAGCCAGTGCCGTGTGGTGTTCGGATCATGGCGACGCAGGCTCACCAACAGCACGCCAATCGCCGCACCAAGACCGAAGCACGGCCAGAACAGGTCGGCCTGCCATTGCCCGTGAAATTGCGCGTTGGCCATTTGCGAGAGAAACGTGGCCGGGATGATGTAACCCACGCCATATAACGCATACACCGCCGCCAGTCGCGGGATGCCGCGATTCGAATGGTTGACGTTGAGGGTGGCGACCGGTGTGTGCACGCCCGGTTGCGGCAGGATCCGCACGATCCCCAGCAACATCACCAGCGCCACGGCGGCATAGATCAGCCACAAGGTGGCAGAGGTCTGATTCAGCAGATGTGAGAACAGTGCCAGCAGCCCGGTCAGAAAAATTCCCAGTCCGGGACCGGCAAATACCAGCGCACCCAGCCGTGGCCGACCTGCCGCCGCTGCCAGAGGCTGACTCAATGCGGTGATCATCACCAGCACCCAGGCACTCGCCACCCCGGTACTGAAGCGCAGCAGCAAATGCGCCCAGAAGCCGTTGGCCCAGAACGATGCCAGGGTCAGCAGCACACACAGCCACAAACCGCCATGCAACCGGCGCTGCACTTGCTGCGGACGGTGGGCGAACATCGCGTCCACCGCGCCCAGCAGGTAACCGAGGTAGTTGGCCGCAGCAATCAGACCGGCGGCCGTCAGGTCGACCTGACCTTCGCTGAGCAGGTGCGGCAGTTGCGGGGTGAGGGCGAAACGCCCGATGCCCATGGCCATCATCAGGGCGACGAAACAGGCGGATAAGCGAATCAGTGGCGACATGGTCGGGATTCCTTTGAAGGAGCAATGACCGTCAGGCTAGAAGCGATTGACTTTCTTTAAAATTGAATAATAGTGAGTAACTTGTTCTGTTGTGGAGAAAGGTCGTGGAGTTCAGCCAATTGCGGATCTTTCAGGCAGTCGCCGAAGAAGGTTCGATCACCCGCGCAGCAGAACGCCTGCACCGAGTGCCGTCCAACCTGTCGACCCGACTCAAGCAACTGGAAGAGCAATTGGGCGTCGAACTTTTCGTTCGTGAGCGTCAGCGTTTGCAGTTATCACCTGCGGGAAAAGTCCTGCTGGACTACACCGGCAAGCTGTTCGCCCTGCGCGATCAGGCCAGTGCAGCGGTGATGGGCGGGCAGCCGGCCGGGGATTTTGTCCTCGGCACGCTGTACAGCACCGCGGCGATCCATTTGCCGGCGTTGCTGGCGCGCTATCACAAGCAATACCCGGCGGTGAATCTGCAAGTGCAGTCCGGACCCAGCGGCGAATTGCTCGAAGGCCTGGTCTCCGGGCGCCTCGATGCGGCGCTGGTGGACGGCCCGCCGCAACTCGCCGGGATCGACGGCGTGCCGCTGTGCGACGAGCGTCTGGTGCTGATCAGCGAAGCCGACCACCCGCCGATCCGCAGCGCCAAGGAGGTCGAGGGCAGGGCGGTATTCACCTTTCGTCATGGTTGCGCCTACCGCGCGCGGCTGGAGGCGTGGTTCGTTCACTATCAGGCGGCGATGGGCCGGGCGATGGAGATCGAGTCGTATCAGGGCATGCTCGCCTGCGTGATTGCCGGCAGCGGTGTGGCATTAATGTCGGAGTCGATGCTCGCCAGTCTGCCGGGGCGCGAGAGCGTTGCAGTGCACCCGTTGGCCGAACCGTTTGCCAGTGCGACAACATGGCTCATGTGGCGCAAGGGCATGGTCGGGGCCAACCTCAATGCCTGGATTGAACAGCAGCAAGCGCTCTATTCCGTGGCATCGAGTGAAACCCGGCAGACGGCGTGAACCAACCAACCGTAATTCTGTTCAATTCAGTAACAGATCATTGCGGATTTGGCCGAGCATTGCGTAGGACTTCGGACTATTATCAGTGCGAAGCGGCCTCAGAATTCCGGCCGCTCAGCACTACCCTGAAGGGGGCATGACGATGAAAGAGAAAATTCAGAACTGGCTGCACGATTTGGGTGTTGCCCTCGGCTTGATCGAACCGCCTCTGCAACCCGTACCGATCCGCACCGATGACGAACAGCGCCGGCGTCAGCCTCGCCGGCGGTAGTGCCTGATTAAAGATCAAAAGATCGCAGCCTTCGGCAGCTCCTACAGAAAAGTGTAGGAGCTGCCGAAGGCTGCGATCTTTTGCTTTTGTAGCGAGGGGATTTAGCGAAACGTCGCACCGCCCCGATGGGCTGCGAAGCAGTCCAAAAAAACTATTCAATTTGGTTTAACCCGCGAGATTACGATTACTGACTTCAGGGCTGCTGCGCAACCCATCGGGGCGGTGCGACGTTTCGCTAAATCCCCTCGCCACAGGGCGCTCCAGCAACACGAGTGCTGTATTTATAACCCTTCTCCGTGTCGCCCGATCTCCAGCAGAAATCGACTCAGGTCATTCGCGGTCTTCGCGGTCTTGAGTATGTGATCCTCTTCGGCCGTGAACGCCGTCAGTCCGAACTCATCTTCCAGATGAAATATCAGATCTTCGATATCTGCCTTCTCCAGCCCTAACTGCACCAGACTGGTGTCGTCGTTGAATTCGCGGGATTCCAGCAGGCGCCGAATGTATCGGTGCACCGCAGCACGCACGGCAGCTCTTCTCATGGCAGATGATTTCGTTGTTGTTTTGACTGATTACAGCAGGCCTCAAGCGTGTCGACGCAACCATTCGTCAATCATCGAACGCAAATGCCCGCCGGAAAAACTGCCGAAATGTCCGCCATGCACGGTGCGGATCGGCAGCGCCTGCAAACGCCGCAGACTGGCCGCGTAATCCTGCAGATTGGAGTGGTAAGCGTCTTCGATCAGCGGCCCGTCGTAGATGATGTCGCCGCTGAATAACGTTTCGGTGGCCGCCTCATACAGGCTGATCCCGCCGGGCGAATGCCCCGGCGTGTGCAGCACTTGCAGGGTGCGGTTGCCCAGATCCAGCACATCGCCATCCTCGACAAAACCGGTGGCCGGCGCGGCCTTCACCCGGTATTCGGCGTAGCAAAGCGGGCAATCCGGGTGCGCCTCGAACATGTCGTCGCCGACGAAGGCCCGGCTCAGGTCATTCTCGCCGTCCGGCGCGGCGAGGATGTCGGCCTCGGCAGGATGCACCAGGCGCTCGGCGAATTCGTGATGCCCGGCAATGTGGTCGAAGTGGCAATGACTGGCCACCGCCACCAATGGCCGCTCGGTAATCCACGGTAACTGCTCGCGCAGGCTGACCAGCCCCGAGCCGCTGTCGAGCAACAAGTCTTTGTCGCGCCCCTGCACGTGCCACAAATTGCAGCGGTAGAACGGGCGGATATACGGCTCATGGATCAACCGGATGCCGTCGCTCAAGTGCTGAACTTCGAACCACTGATCGCGCGAAACGATCTTCATAAGCCATTTTCTCCAGACGTAAAAAAACGGGTGTGGCAACCGACGCCACACCCGTCGAAGAAAGCATCAAGTCGTTACATCAGAGCTTAGATCGCACTCGCCACCGTCGCCGGGCGAGGGGAGACCAGGCTGACCACCACAAAACTCACCAGCCCCACAGCCAGGCTGTAGTAGATCGGCGTGTTGGCATCCAGACCGTCCTTGAACATGAACAGCAGCGCGGTGGCAAAACCCAGGCCCATGCTGGCGATGGCGCCGGCGGTGGTCGCGCGTTTCCAGAAGATCGCACCGATCAGCGGAATCAGCATGCCGCCCACCAGCAGGTTGTACGCCAGGGTCAGGGCGCTGATCACGTCATTCACCACCAACGCGATACCCAGCACCACGACACCGGTGAGCAGGGTGAACAGGCGGTTGATCGCCAGGCTCGACTGTTTGCCGCCGCGCAGTTTCGGCAGCAGGTCTTCAGTCAGCGTGGTGGCAGCAGCCAGCAGGCCGGCGCTGGCGGTGGACATCATCGCCGCCAGAGCAGCAGCGATCACCAGACCACGGATGCCGTCCGGCAGCGACAGTTTGACGATGGCGGCGAAGGCGTTGTTGACGTTGTCCAGATCCGGGATCAGTACGTGCGCGGCCATGCCGATCAGCGCGCAGGCCAGACCGTAGAGGATGCAGTAGATACCGGCGATGCTGCCGGCGTACTGGGCGACTTTGGCGGTCTTGACGGTGAACACCCGTTGCCAGATGTCCTGACCGATGAGGATGCCGAAGAAGTAGATCATGAAGTAGGTGATGATCGTGTCCCAACCGATGGTGGTGAAGTTGAACGCCGCTGCCGGCAGCTTCAGCACCAGTTCGTCCCAGCCGCCGACGCGGTACAGGCAGATCGGCAACAGGATGAACATCAGGCCCACGGTCTTGATGATGAACTGGACGATGTCGGTCAGGGTCAGCGACCACATGCCGCCGATCGCCGAGTAGATCACCACCACGCCACCGCCGAGCAGCACCGAGATCCAGAATGGCAGGCCGAACAGCACTTGCAGCACGGTGCCGATCGCCAGGATCGAGGTCACGCCGATCATCAGCGCGTAGGCCAGCATGATGGCCGCGCTCGCCGAGCGGGCCATCGGGTTATAGCGTTTTTCCAGCACCTGGGTAACGGTGTAGATCTTCAGTTTCAGCAGCGGTTTGGCGAGAAACAGGTTCAGCGCGACGATGCCGCAACCCAGCGCCGCACACAGCCAGAAACCGGAGATGCCATGCACGTAGCCCAGACGCACGGTGCCGACGGTGGACGCGCCACCCAGTACGGTCGCGGCCATGGTGCCCATGTACAGGCTTGGGCCCAGGTTACGCCCGGCGACCAGAAAATCCTCGTTGGTCTTGGCCTTGCGCATGCCGTAGTAGCCGAGCAACAGCATGCCGGCGGCGTAGATGAGGACGACGAATAAATCCAAAGCCATGATGGCGTGTCTCCGATTGTCTTTTTTATGGTGAGGCTGAATTCGATTTGCCCTTGTGGGAGCGGGCTTGCTCGCGAATGCTTTGGGTCAGTCACATCAATGTTGGATGTGCCGCCGTCTTCGCGAGCAAGCCCGCTCCCACAGGGGATTTGCGTCAGGCGGCCTGACGCAGTTCAGGTGTTTCTGCGGCTTTGCGGCGGGCATCCTTGGGCCCGAACACCTCCCGCGGTTCCGGGAACAGGCTCAGCAGCGTCAGGTACACCACCGAAGCCAGGCCCAGGGTCACCGGCAAACTGATGTCGATGCCGCCGGCCATTTCACCCAACGGGCCGACGAACTGCCCCGGCAGGTTGACGAAGCACAGGCCGACCGCCGCGCTCGGGATCCATGCGCCCAGACCACGCCAGTTCCAGCCGTGATTGAACCAGTAGCGTCCGCCTTGCTCGCCGCGAGTGAACACTTGCAGGTCGTCCGGGCAGTAGAAGCCGCGACGCACCAGCAGGCCGATGATCATGATCACCATCCACGGGGTGGTGCAGGTGATGATCAGCACGGCGAAGGTCGACACGCTCTGCACTAGGTTCGCCGCGAAGCGCCCGATGAAGATGAAGGCAATCGACAGCACGCCGATCAGCAGCGTCGCCTTGACCCGCGACAGCACCCGTGGGAACACGCTGGACATGTCCAGCCCGGTGCCATACAGCGAGGTGGTGCCGGTAGACATGCCGCCGATCACCGCAATCAGGCACACCGGCAGGAAGAACCAGCTCGGCGATACCGCCAGCAGGCCGCCCACATAGTTGTTCGCCGCGATGTAGTCCGGCGCCTTGATCGCGACGATGGTCGCGGTGCTCAGGCCGAACAGGAACGGGATGAACGTGGCGATCTGCGACAGCACCACTGCGGCCATGATCCGCTGCTTGGAGGTGTCACGCGGAATGTAGCGCGACCAGTCGCCGAGGAACGCACCGAACGAGATCGGGTTGCTCATCGCGACCAGCGCCGCGCCGATGAACGCCGCCCAGAAGCCCGGTTGACCGAGGTTTACCGTGCCGGCGTAGTTGACGTCGAAAGGACCGGCGAAGGCGAAGATGCCCAGCAGGAACAACAGGCTGGCGCTCCACACCGCGATCTTGTTCACCCACAGCAGAAAGCGGAAGCCGTAGATGCACACGGTCAGCACCAGAATCGCGAACAGGCCGTAGGCCAGGCCCAGGGTCAGGTCGGTTTCCGGCAGACCGATCAGGCGTTTCGCACCCCCGATCAACGCATCGCCCGAACTCCACACCGAGAGCGAGAAGAATGCGATGGCGGTCAACAGCGACAGGAACGAACCGACGATCCGCCCGTGCACGCCGAAGTGAGCACCCGAGGACACGGCATTGTTGGTGCCGTTGAGCGGGCCGAACAGGCCCATCGGGGCGAGGATCAGCGAGCCGAGCAGCACGCCCGACACAATCGCCCAGACACCGGCCTGAAACGACAGACCGAACAGCACCGGGAAACTGCCGAGCACGGCGGTGGCAAAGGTATTGGAACCACCGAAGATCATCCGGAACAAATCCGTCGGGCCTGCGGTACGTTCGTGGTCCGGGATCTGTTCGACCCCGTGGGTTTCAATTTGCGTAAGGCTTTGGTCGTTGTTGTTGTTATTCATGATCTGCTCCGATCATAAAGGCGCGCCTCATCGTGTGTGAGGCGTCACCTGTTTGGCTAAGGGGATGGCAGCCCTTCCGGCATTGCGGACAAATGTTCGTGGCAGGCCAGCCAATGGCCTTGTTGTTCTAGGCTCGACGCTTGTTTCTTGAAAACAATCGTCTCGCGCTCCTGGCTGAAATGTTGCTCCCCTTGCATGCGCAGCTCGGTGGCCACGTCATGGATAAACACCGCCACGTCACCTTGCAGGCTGACGAAGGCGTTGCTCGAAGTGCACGACAGCACTTCAAAGCCATCCTCGGCGCGCCAGCTGTCCCACAAAGCCTGGTAGGCATCGCGCGACAGCAGCGGCTGTTCGAGGGTGTAAAACACGAAGCTTGCGTCGGCGCTGAACGCGCCGAAATAAGCCTCGCGATCGTTACGAGCGAAGGCGGACACCAGATCGGCAGCCGCTTGCAATACCTGCTCACGTTCGTTCATGGCCGAACCCTCAGCGGTGAACCACGCCAGGCAGTACGCAGAGCATTTCGTACAGCAGGTTGGCGGCCAGCAGCGAGGTGTTGCCGGTGGTGTCGTAAGCCGGCGAGACTTCTACCAGATCGCAGCCGATCAGGTCGAGGCCCTGGCAGCCGCGTACGATTTCAATCGCCTGAATGGTCGTCAGACCACCGATTTCCGGGGTGCCGGTGCCTGGTGCCCAGGCCGGGTCGATACCGTCGATGTCGAAGCTCAGGTACACCGGGCCGCCGCCGACTTTCTCGCGCACTTCGGCCATCAGCGGCGCCAGCGATTTGTGCCAGCACTCTTCGGCCTGCACCACGCGGAAACCCTGATCGCGGCTCCAGTTGAAGTCGTCAGCGGTGTAACCCTGCGCGCGCAAACCAATCTGCACCACGCGGTCGCAGTCCAGAAGACCTTCTTCGACGGCGCGACGGAAGGTCGTGCCGTGAGCGATCTTCTCGCCGAACATGTGATCGTTGACGTCAGCGTGGGCATCGATGTGCACCAGACCGACCTTGCCGTGCTTTTTATGGATGGCACGTAGGATCGGCAGGGTGATGGTGTGGTCGCCACCCAGGGTCATCGGGATCACGTTGTGCTCGAGGATGTTGTCGTAGGCTTCTTCGATGATGCGCACGGCGTCGAGCAGGTTGAAGGTGTTGATCGCCACGTCACCGATGTCGGCGACCGACAGCGAGTCGAACGGCGCGGCGCCGGTGGCCATGTTGTACGGGCGGATCATCACCGATTCGGTGCGGATGTCGCGCGGCCCGAAGCGGGTGCCGGGGCGCAGCGAAGTACCGATGTCCAGTGGCACGCCAACGAAGGCAGCGTCCAGGCCGGCAGCGGTCGGTACATGGGGAAGTCGGAGCATGGTGGCGATGCCGCCGAAGCGCGGCATTTCGTTGCCGCCCAGTGGTTGGTGAAGAATCTTGTCCACGGGTAGGGCCTCATCGTCTTTGTTTTATTTATGTCGGCGCACCGTTGAGCACAGGTTCGGACGCCGCTGTGGGGCCGATTCTGCGAAATGTAGTGGCGGGGAAGAATCGCTACGGGCAAAAACTTAGTTCAGATTTTTCTAAACTAATGAGGGCGGGCGGATTAGACTCTGCGGTTTCGGGATTCATGCCTGGCTGAACATTGCTGCCCTCACCCCAACCCTCTCCCGGAGGGAGAGGGGGCCGACAGAGTTGTCAGCGGAATCTGCATCGACCTGAAAAATCGAGTCGAACTCAGGATTTGAAAGCCCTGGAGATCAGCGCCCTCTCCCTCGGGGAGAGGGCTGGGGTGAGGGGTGCAACAGACAACGCAGTTCCAAAGCCCGGAGTAGACATGGCCAACGCTTTACCCGACCTGAAACTATTGCGCATCTTCGTCAGCGTGGTTCGCCATCAGGGTTTTGCCAATGCGCAGCAGGAACTCAACCTGTCGACCTCGGCGATCAGCACTTACATGAGCCAGCTCGAAGCGGCGCTCGGTCTGGTGCTGTGCCATCGCGGACGCGGTGGATTCAGCCTGACCAGCAAGGGCGAGCTGTTCCATCAGGAAACCCTGCGCCTGCTCGCCGAACTCGAAGGTTTCGAGCAATACGCCGCGGCGCTCAAGGGCGAACTGCGCGGTACGCTCAACCTCGGGGTGATCGACTCCACCGTCAGCGACAAGGCCTTGCCGTTCGCCGAGGCCATTGGCGCCTACAGTCAGGAACACCCGGCGGTGCATTTGCATCTGTCGGTGATGAGCCCGTACGAACTGCAACTCGGCGTGCAGGACAATCGACTCGATCTTGCCATCGGTGCGTTTTCCACGCGCATGAGCGGTCTGGTGTACATGCCGCTGTACCGCGAGCAGCACTGGCTGTATTGCAGCAGCCGGCACCCGCTGTTCAACGAACGGCGGATCCCCGAGCAGGTCATCACCCAGCAACGCATGGTCGGCCGTGGTTACTGGAGCCAGGCAGAGCTGGCCCGCCACGGTTTCAAGCACAGCGCGGCGACCGTGGAAAGTATGGAAGCGCAGCTGATTCTGGTGCTGTCCGGCGCTTACATCGGTTACTTGCCAGAACACTACGCCCAAGCCTGGGCCGACAAGGGCGACCTGCGCGTGTTGCTGCCGGCGACCTTCGGTTATCAGGCGCCGTTTTCGATGATCATGCGCCGGGGCCGCAGTCGCGAGCCGCTGATACAGACCTTCCGTGATTTGCTCAAAGCGCAGTTGAATCAGGCGTAAAGACTATGTCCA
The Pseudomonas fluorescens genome window above contains:
- a CDS encoding MFS transporter, which produces MSPLIRLSACFVALMMAMGIGRFALTPQLPHLLSEGQVDLTAAGLIAAANYLGYLLGAVDAMFAHRPQQVQRRLHGGLWLCVLLTLASFWANGFWAHLLLRFSTGVASAWVLVMITALSQPLAAAAGRPRLGALVFAGPGLGIFLTGLLALFSHLLNQTSATLWLIYAAVALVMLLGIVRILPQPGVHTPVATLNVNHSNRGIPRLAAVYALYGVGYIIPATFLSQMANAQFHGQWQADLFWPCFGLGAAIGVLLVSLRRHDPNTTRHWLTATLWLQALGVFACLLGSGYGLALGVVLCGMPFLACMQLVMQRSRELAPHTTQRNAGLLTACFAVGQLSGPLLAALSSHFSGGLQPALIIAGSGLLIAGGLALQSVSAGRGLCANADAPTAQR
- the ptrR gene encoding putrescine utilization regulator PtrR; translation: MEFSQLRIFQAVAEEGSITRAAERLHRVPSNLSTRLKQLEEQLGVELFVRERQRLQLSPAGKVLLDYTGKLFALRDQASAAVMGGQPAGDFVLGTLYSTAAIHLPALLARYHKQYPAVNLQVQSGPSGELLEGLVSGRLDAALVDGPPQLAGIDGVPLCDERLVLISEADHPPIRSAKEVEGRAVFTFRHGCAYRARLEAWFVHYQAAMGRAMEIESYQGMLACVIAGSGVALMSESMLASLPGRESVAVHPLAEPFASATTWLMWRKGMVGANLNAWIEQQQALYSVASSETRQTA
- a CDS encoding PA1414 family protein — translated: MKEKIQNWLHDLGVALGLIEPPLQPVPIRTDDEQRRRQPRRR
- a CDS encoding phosphopantetheine-containing protein — encoded protein: MRRAAVRAAVHRYIRRLLESREFNDDTSLVQLGLEKADIEDLIFHLEDEFGLTAFTAEEDHILKTAKTANDLSRFLLEIGRHGEGL
- a CDS encoding MBL fold metallo-hydrolase, which translates into the protein MKIVSRDQWFEVQHLSDGIRLIHEPYIRPFYRCNLWHVQGRDKDLLLDSGSGLVSLREQLPWITERPLVAVASHCHFDHIAGHHEFAERLVHPAEADILAAPDGENDLSRAFVGDDMFEAHPDCPLCYAEYRVKAAPATGFVEDGDVLDLGNRTLQVLHTPGHSPGGISLYEAATETLFSGDIIYDGPLIEDAYHSNLQDYAASLRRLQALPIRTVHGGHFGSFSGGHLRSMIDEWLRRHA
- a CDS encoding sodium:solute symporter — translated: MALDLFVVLIYAAGMLLLGYYGMRKAKTNEDFLVAGRNLGPSLYMGTMAATVLGGASTVGTVRLGYVHGISGFWLCAALGCGIVALNLFLAKPLLKLKIYTVTQVLEKRYNPMARSASAAIMLAYALMIGVTSILAIGTVLQVLFGLPFWISVLLGGGVVVIYSAIGGMWSLTLTDIVQFIIKTVGLMFILLPICLYRVGGWDELVLKLPAAAFNFTTIGWDTIITYFMIYFFGILIGQDIWQRVFTVKTAKVAQYAGSIAGIYCILYGLACALIGMAAHVLIPDLDNVNNAFAAIVKLSLPDGIRGLVIAAALAAMMSTASAGLLAAATTLTEDLLPKLRGGKQSSLAINRLFTLLTGVVVLGIALVVNDVISALTLAYNLLVGGMLIPLIGAIFWKRATTAGAIASMGLGFATALLFMFKDGLDANTPIYYSLAVGLVSFVVVSLVSPRPATVASAI
- a CDS encoding purine-cytosine permease family protein gives rise to the protein MNNNNNDQSLTQIETHGVEQIPDHERTAGPTDLFRMIFGGSNTFATAVLGSFPVLFGLSFQAGVWAIVSGVLLGSLILAPMGLFGPLNGTNNAVSSGAHFGVHGRIVGSFLSLLTAIAFFSLSVWSSGDALIGGAKRLIGLPETDLTLGLAYGLFAILVLTVCIYGFRFLLWVNKIAVWSASLLFLLGIFAFAGPFDVNYAGTVNLGQPGFWAAFIGAALVAMSNPISFGAFLGDWSRYIPRDTSKQRIMAAVVLSQIATFIPFLFGLSTATIVAIKAPDYIAANNYVGGLLAVSPSWFFLPVCLIAVIGGMSTGTTSLYGTGLDMSSVFPRVLSRVKATLLIGVLSIAFIFIGRFAANLVQSVSTFAVLIITCTTPWMVIMIIGLLVRRGFYCPDDLQVFTRGEQGGRYWFNHGWNWRGLGAWIPSAAVGLCFVNLPGQFVGPLGEMAGGIDISLPVTLGLASVVYLTLLSLFPEPREVFGPKDARRKAAETPELRQAA
- a CDS encoding YybH family protein — its product is MNEREQVLQAAADLVSAFARNDREAYFGAFSADASFVFYTLEQPLLSRDAYQALWDSWRAEDGFEVLSCTSSNAFVSLQGDVAVFIHDVATELRMQGEQHFSQERETIVFKKQASSLEQQGHWLACHEHLSAMPEGLPSP
- the speB gene encoding agmatinase — encoded protein: MDKILHQPLGGNEMPRFGGIATMLRLPHVPTAAGLDAAFVGVPLDIGTSLRPGTRFGPRDIRTESVMIRPYNMATGAAPFDSLSVADIGDVAINTFNLLDAVRIIEEAYDNILEHNVIPMTLGGDHTITLPILRAIHKKHGKVGLVHIDAHADVNDHMFGEKIAHGTTFRRAVEEGLLDCDRVVQIGLRAQGYTADDFNWSRDQGFRVVQAEECWHKSLAPLMAEVREKVGGGPVYLSFDIDGIDPAWAPGTGTPEIGGLTTIQAIEIVRGCQGLDLIGCDLVEVSPAYDTTGNTSLLAANLLYEMLCVLPGVVHR
- a CDS encoding LysR family transcriptional regulator, translated to MANALPDLKLLRIFVSVVRHQGFANAQQELNLSTSAISTYMSQLEAALGLVLCHRGRGGFSLTSKGELFHQETLRLLAELEGFEQYAAALKGELRGTLNLGVIDSTVSDKALPFAEAIGAYSQEHPAVHLHLSVMSPYELQLGVQDNRLDLAIGAFSTRMSGLVYMPLYREQHWLYCSSRHPLFNERRIPEQVITQQRMVGRGYWSQAELARHGFKHSAATVESMEAQLILVLSGAYIGYLPEHYAQAWADKGDLRVLLPATFGYQAPFSMIMRRGRSREPLIQTFRDLLKAQLNQA